A genome region from Urocitellus parryii isolate mUroPar1 chromosome X, mUroPar1.hap1, whole genome shotgun sequence includes the following:
- the Zxdb gene encoding zinc finger X-linked protein ZXDB, with amino-acid sequence MEIPRLLPARGTRQGSGGYCPAGGGGVHRGPDPPAGQAPARRLLLLRGAQDGGPVPRSEEARRASRGRGPGPSPSPLAPRPNHPSGGGDDFFLVLLDPVGGDVETSGTDQAEGPVWREEAEAGLGPQGNESGANPAGRPALGPRCLSAAPGPAPVPVSVPVPVPVPIPIPAPASGPGHGAAFAGTITIHNQDLLLRFENGVLTLTTPPLPAWEPGVAPFPQPGGLTAPPPAGFPHTAQLGDCPELPPELLLAEPAEPAPAPAPEEEAEGRAAAQSPRGPLGPAPGVVLYLCPEAQCGQTFAKKHQLKVHLLTHSSSQGQRPFKCPLGGCGWTFTTSYKLKRHLQSHDKLRPFGCPVEGCGKSFTTVYNLKAHMKGHEQENSFKCEVCEESFPTQAKLSAHQRSHFEPERPYQCAFSGCKKTFITVSALFSHNRAHFREQELFACSFPGCSKQYDKACRLKIHLRSHTGERPFLCDFEGCGWNFTSMSKLLRHKRKHDDDRRFTCPVEGCGKSFTRAEHLKGHSITHLGTKPFVCPVEGCCARFSARSSLYIHSKKHLQDVETWKSRCPVSTCNKLFTSKHSMKTHMAKRHNLGQDLLAQLEAANSLTPSSELTSQGQNDLSDAEIVSFFSDVPGKSSAAVLDTALVNSGILTIDVASVSSTLAGNLPANNNNSLGQAVDPRALMATSDLPQSLDTSLFFGTTAAAFQQGPLDMDDVSSVSVGPLGSLGSLAMKNSSPEPQTLTPSNKLTVDTEALTPSSTLCENSVSELLTPTKADWNVHPDSDFFGQEEETQFGFPNPAGNHGSQKETDLITVTGSPFLV; translated from the coding sequence ATGGAAATCCCGAGGCTGCTCCCGGCTCGCGGGACAAGACAGGGCAGCGGCGGTTATTGCcccgcgggcggcggcggggTCCACCGAGGCCCTGACCCGCCGGCTGGTCAGGCCCCCGCGCGGCGCCTTCTACTGCTCCGGGGGGCCCAAGATGGCGGGCCCGTGCCGCGGAGCGAGGAGGCCCGCAGGGCCTCACGGGGCCGGGGCCCGGGCCCAAGCCCGAGCCCGTTGGCGCCGAGGCCGAATCACCCGAGCGGCGGCGGCGACGACTTCTTCCTGGTGCTGCTTGACCCGGTGGGTGGCGACGTGGAGACCTCGGGCACCGATCAGGCCGAAGGGCCCGTGTGGAGGGAGGAGGCCGAAGCGGGCCTGGGGCCCCAGGGGAACGAGAGCGGCGCGAACCCCGCGGGCCGCCCTGCGCTGGGCCCCCGCTGCCTGTCCGCGGCCCCGGGCCCGGCCCCAGTCCCGGTCTCCGTCCCGGTCCCGGTCCCGGTCCCGATCCCGATCCCGGCTCCAGCCTCAGGCCCGGGCCACGGGGCGGCCTTCGCAGGCACCATCACTATCCATAACCAGGACCTGCTGTTGCGTTTTGAGAACGGCGTCCTCACCCTGACCACGCCCCCGCTGCCGGCCTGGGAGCCTGGGGTCGCGCCTTTCCCGCAGCCTGGGGGTCTAACTGCCCCGCCGCCAGCCGGGTTCCCGCACACCGCGCAGTTGGGTGACTGCCCAGAGCTGCCGCCTGAGCTCCTGCTGGCCGAGCCGGCGGAACCTGCGCCGGCCCCGGCTcctgaggaggaggctgagggccGGGCCGCCGCCCAGAGCCCTCGCGGGCCGCTGGGCCCGGCCCCAGGCGTGGTGCTGTACCTGTGCCCCGAGGCGCAGTGCGGACAAACCTTCGCCAAGAAACACCAGCTGAAGGTGCACCTGCTGACGCACAGCAGCAGCCAGGGTCAGAGGCCCTTCAAGTGCCCCCTGGGCGGCTGCGGCTGGACCTTCACCACATCTTACAAGCTCAAGAGGCACCTGCAGTCGCATGACAAACTAAGGCCTTTCGGCTGCCCGGTGGAGGGCTGTGGAAAGAGCTTCACCACTGTGTACAACCTCAAAGCACACATGAAGGGCCATGAGCAGGAGAACTCCTTCAAATGTGAGGTGTGCGAGGAGAGCTTCCCCACGCAGGCTAAGCTCAGTGCCCACCAGCGCAGCCACTTCGAGCCAGAGAGGCCCTACCAATGTGCGTTTTCCGGCTGCAAGAAGACGTTTATTACCGTGAGTGCCCTGTTTTCCCATAACCGCGCCCATTTCAGGGAACAGGAACTCTTTGCTTGCTCTTTCCCTGGCTGCAGTAAACAGTATGACAAGGCTTGTAGGCTGAAAATTCACCTGCGGAGCCACACAGGCGAGAGACCTTTCCTTTGTGACTTTGAGGGCTGTGGCTGGAATTTCACCAGCATGTCCAAACTCTTAAGGCACAAAAGGAAGCATGATGATGACCGGAGGTTCACGTGCCCTGTAGAAGGCTGTGGGAAATCTTTCACAAGGGCCGAGCATCTGAAAGGCCACAGCATAACCCACCTGGGCACAAAACCTTTCGTGTGTCCTGTGGAAGGCTGCTGTGCCAGGTTTTCTGCTCGTAGTAGTCTCTACATTCACTCCAAGAAACACCTGCAGGATGTGGAGACTTGGAAGAGTCGTTGCCCTGTCTCCACCTGTAATAAACTCTTCACATCCAAGCACAGCATGAAGACCCACATGGCCAAAAGGCACAACCTTGGCCAGGATCTCTTAGCTCAGCTTGAAGCTGCAAATTCTCTCACGCCCAGCAGTGAGCTTACCAGCCAGGGACAGAATGATCTCAGCGATGCAGAGATAGTGTCTTTCTTCTCTGATGTGCCTGGCAAGAGTTCTGCTGCAGTGCTGGACACCGCATTGGTCAATTCTGGAATCCTGACTATTGATGTGGCTTCTGTGAGCTCCACTCTGGCAGGGAATCTGCCTGCCAACAATAATAATTCTCTAGGGCAGGCTGTGGACCCTCGGGCCTTGATGGCCACCAGTGACCTTCCTCAGAGCCTGGATACCTCTCTCTTTTTTGGAACGACAGCTGCTGCTTTTCAGCAGGGTCCCTTAGATATGGATGATGTCTCCAGTGTAAGTGTGGGGCCACTGGGGTCTCTGGGTTCTTTGGCAATGAAAAACTCGAGTCCAGAGCCCCAGACTTTGACACCCAGCAATAAGTTAACAGTGGACACAGAAGCTCTGACTCCTTCAAGCACCCTTTGTGAAAACAGTGTTTCAGAACTACTGACACCAACCAAAGCGGATTGGAATGTACATCCTGACTCCGACTTCTTTGGACAGGAGGAAGAAACCCAGTTTGGATTCCCCAATCCAGCAGGAAACCATGGTTCTCAGAAAGAAACAGATCTTATCACAGTGACTGGCAGCCCATTTTTGGTATGA